The segment GTAGTGAAAGGCTCAAAAAAAGAGCATTACATCCCTTATATAGAAGATATCGTAAAAGATATCGATGTGGAGGATAAGAAAATTGTTATCCATGTGATGGAAGGTTTATTATGATGAATATTCATGTTTTAAGTTTGTTTCCTGAGATGTTCTCAGGTGTCTTTGGGGCATCTATCTTAAAAAAGGCACAGGAAAAGGGCGCTGTAAAGCTAGAGGTAACAGATATACGTGCGTTTTCAGGGAACAAGCATCATCAAGTTGACGATTATCCATATGGTGGCGGCGCAGGTATGGTATTAAAGCCTGAGCCGATGTTTCAGGCTGTTGAGGCAATTACAGCTGGCAAACAACCACGTATTATTTTAATGTGTCCTCAAGGTGAACGCTTTACACAAAAAAAAGCAGAGGAACTGGCGCAAGAAAAAGAACTAGTCTTTTTATGTGGTCATTATGAAGGCTATGATGAGCGCATTCGCCAGCATCTTGTCACAGACGAGATTTCCATTGGAGATTTTGTTTTAACGGGTGGAGAGCTAGGAGCAATGACGGTTATTGATAGCGTAGTACGGCTACTACCAGGCGTATTAGGTCAGGAGGATTCACACATACAGGATTCCTTTTCAACAGGCTTGCTAGAGCATCCTCATTATACACGACCAGCAGAATTTCGAGGGATGAAAGTGCCTGATGTTTTATTATCAGGCAATCATGCTAAAATTGCACAATGGCGTGAGGAGCAATCACTGCAAAGAACATTTGAGCGCCGACCTGACCTTTTAGAGCATTACCCATTAACAGACAAGCAAAATTTATATCTAGAAAAATTAAAAAACAACAATAAAGATGCTTGATTGCTTGCTTTATTTATGATAACATCTAATCTGTACTTCTATGTGAAGTGCTGAATTACGGTGTTCCGCTGTGGCATAAATTGCGTGCAAGAGCATCTGTCTAAGGAGAGAAAACACAATGTCAAACATTATTGCAGAAATTACAAAATCTCAGCTTCGCACTGATCTACCAACTTTCCGTCCTGGTGATACTGTTAAGGTACACGTGAAAGTTGTAGAGGGTACTCGTGAGCGTATCCAAGTTTTCGAAGGTGTCGTAATTAAACGTCGTGGTGGCGGAATTAGCGAAACTTTCACAGTTCGTAAAATTTCTTACGGTGTAGGTGTTGAGCGTACATTCCCTGTACACACACCAAAAATCGCTAACTTAGAAGTTGTACGTCGTGGTAAAGTACGTCGTGCTAAACTTTACTACCTACGTAACCTACGTGGTAAAGCTGCTCGTATTAAAGAAATTCGATAATTATGGTTTAAAAGGGAGGGGCTTGTACACAAGTCCCTTTTCTTTTTGCTTGTCATCTTAATTTACTATCATCTAAAATAGTGATAGACAAGGGGGCAGTGCTCGATGGAAAAACAAGTAAAAGAAAAAAATGAGTTATGGGAATGGACAAAGGCACTATTAATTGCATTTGCGATTGCAGCAATTATTCGATATTTTTTATTTACACCGATTGCGGTTGATGGAGAGTCTATGATGCCAACCCTTGAAGATGGCGATCGTATGATTGTCAACAAAATTGGTTATAAAATAGGTGAGCCAAAACGCTTCGATATCGTAGTCTTTCATGCACCTGAGCAAAAAAATTACATAAAGCGTGTTATTGGATTGCCAGGGGATACGTTAGAATATAGAGATGACCAATTGTATATTAATGGTGAGCCGATAGATGAACCCTATTTAGATGCCTATAAAGCACAAGTGACTGGGGGAACCTTAACAGAAGATTTTACTTTAAAGGATATTGATGTTTCCTTAGATACGATTCCTGAAGGGTATGTTTTTGTTATGGGGGATAATCGTCGAAATAGTAAAGATAGTCGCCATATTGGTCTTGTTGAACAAAAGGAAATTATCGGTAACACTAGTTTGATTTTCTGGCCGTTTAGTGACATAAAAATTGTAAAGTAATACAAGAAAGGGAGCGCAATCACTCCCTTTTTCTGTTAGTTTAGGAGGTATGAATGTGACGATACAATGGTTTCCAGGGCATATGGCAAAGGCCAGACGTGAAGTAACGGAAAAATTAAAGCTTGTTGATATTATATTTGAATTAATTGATGCACGTTTACCTCTATCTTCTCGTAATCCAATGATTGATGAGGTGATTCATCAAAAGCCTCGTTTATTAATTTTAAATAAAGCTGATATGGCTGATGAGCATGAAACACGTAAATGGGTAGAGTATTTTGCACAGCATGGACATAAAGCGGTAGCGATTAATTCACTTGAAGGCAAGGGCTTACAGCAAGTCACGAAAGCAGCACAAGAAGTTTTAAAAGAAAAGTTCGACCGTATGAAAGCGAAGGGGATGAAGCCAAGAGCCATTCGTGCAATGATTGTTGGTATACCGAATGTTGGTAAATCCACCCTTATTAATCGCTTAGCGAAAAAGAACATTGCGAAAACAGGCAATACGCCAGGTGTTACAAAAGCACAGCAATGGATTAAGGTCGGAAAAGAGCTAGAATTATTGGATACACCAGGAATTTTATGGCCGAAATTTGAGGATCAAGAAGTAGGCTATAAATTAGCCTTAACAGGCGCTATTAAAGATACCATTACCAATATGGAGGATTTAGCAGTTTACGGCTTGCGCTTCTTATCTATTCATTATCCAAAACGTATGGAGGAGCGTTATGGCTTTGAGTTCCTCCAGGAAGATTTAGTAGAAACTTTTGACCATATTGGCAAGCTGCGCCGTGTCTTTGGAGCAGGCGGAGAAATTGATTATGACCAAGTCGCGCAACTAATTGTGCGAGATATTCGTGGGTTGCAATTAGGAAAGCTAACATTTGATTTTGTGAATGAACAGCTAGAAAAAGAGGCATTATCAGAGCAATAATTTGTATATGGTAACTGTAAAGCTGTTAAGATGCTAAAACAGCCCGCTATCCAATAAAACAAGGATAGCGGGTGTTTGTTGTGCGTATTAACAAGACTACGCTGGGGTTTATTTAAGATTGCTGTGCATCAATAAACGATAACACATGCTTTCTGCCTGGTGCGGCATGGATTGCTCCCTTTACTGAAGCAGTTAATGCACCACTTGCATTGGCGAATGTTAATAGCTGCTGCTGATGATTGCGTATAATTGTACATAGCAGCTCTTGTGAAACATCAAGCGACAGTAACTCGGCTAAAAAACCACCAATAAAAGCATCACCTGCACCTGTTGTATCTGCAACTATTACTTGAAAGCCAGCCCCTTCAAAGACTTCACCAGTTTTTAAATAAATAGCAGCGCCATTTGCGCCTTTTGTATAGATAACGACTTGCACATGACCGACAAAGAGTGAGCGAATTGCCTCTGCTTCATCTTCAATATTTGTAATAAAGTAAAGCTCCTCGTCTGATATTTTGACAATATCGGCAGTTGGTAAAAAATCTAAAATTGTTTGACGGCACAGCTCTTTGTTCGGCCAAAGAGGGAGGCGTACATTTGGGTCAAAGCTGATAATACCGCCTACTGCACGTATATCTTCAATTACTTTTTTATGCGTCTGCTTCATTGGGCTTTCCACTAAATCGACAGAACAAAAATGTAGTAAATCACCTTGCTCAAACCATGTTGGTTGTACATCCTCAGGGGCAAGTAGTAAATCTGCTGCATTCTTACGATAGAAGCTAAAATCACGTTCTCCTGATGCCGTCACAGAAACAAAGGCTAGACCTGTTTCACCTTCCTCACAGCGAATAATACGAGATGTATCAACACCGTTTGTTTGGAGAATATTGAATAAATAATCACCGAAGCTGTCATTTGCAAGCTTTGTAAGCATAACAGCATGCCCATCGTATTTTGCCACAGCAATTGCCACATTCATCGGTGCACCACCGGCTACACGCTCAAAGCTCGTTACATCTTTTAAAGGCTGAGCTTTTTCAAGAGGAATAAAATCAATTAATGCCTCACCAATACAAAAAATCTTTTTCAATCATGTCACCTTATTTCCAAATATCGTTTAATGTCCAATATGTGAGTTCTTTAACGTTTGCCCCAGCAGCTACTTCAATACCTAAGCGCTCCTCAGTCGGGTAGATGCGGCTTGTCATTGTTGCTTCGCCATTACCTGCAAATACTTCGATAGAGGAACGGTCAACAAAGAGATGTAAAATCAGTTCATTGTCTGCATGAAGCATCGCTGTACGAATACCGTCTTCTGCTTTCCCAGATTTGGAGCAATCCAATAGTAATTTTTGCGTTTTATAATCATATGTTAACAAGGTTTCCTCTGCATGAATACCACGAAGCTTTAAGCTAACAGGCTGTTCATGACGGATGTCGAATACTGCCTTAATTTCTAACAATTCTTGATTTGTTGAAACTAAATAATTTGTTGCTAATGTTTGGTTTTGTAAGACTTGATACTCAGCATTGCGCAATGCTTTTAATTCCTCTACAGGATGCATACGCAATTTATGGTCGTCACTTAATGTTAGTACACGCGGTAATGTTAATGCACCACACCAGCCATCTGCCTTTGTTGGCATGTCAGACTCCCACATATCCATCCAGCCGATTACAATGCGGCGACCTTGATCATCTAAAAATGTTTGGGCGGCATAGAAATCATGTCCATTATCTAGCTCTGTAAAAGGTGATGTTTCTGTAAAGCTATTTGTATCATATTGATAATCGCCTATTAAGTAACCTGTTTGGAAAAGATTATTGTATAAGTCGCCCTGCTTTTCTATTCCTTGAGGAGAAATTAATAGAATATGCTTGCCATCTAGCTCAAAGAAATCTGGACATTCCCACATAAAACCTAAGCTACCATCACTTTGTGCAAGGACACCTACATACTCCCACTGACGTAAATCAGCAGAGCGATACAAAATAACACGCCCTACCATATCTTTTGTGGCGTTGCCTAGAATCATATACCAAGTATCTTCGTGCTTCCATACCTTTGGATCGCGAAAATGATGCGCGCTGTCAGCAGGAGGCTCTGGAATTACAGCGTTTTCTGTCACTTTTGTAAAGGTCACACCATCCTGACTAACGGCGATATTTTGTGTTTGATAAAAAGTATCTTGTTCCTTATCAATATAGATATGTCCTGTATAAATTAATGTTAGCTGCCCATTGTCATCGACAGCACTACCAGAAAAACAGCCATCCTTATCATAATCATTGCCGGGAGTCAGTGCGATAGGGAGATGCTCCCAGTAGACAAGATCCTTACTTTTGACATGCCCCCAGTGCATCGGTCCCCAGTTTTCATCATATGGGTGGTGCTGATAAAAGGCATGATATTCTCCTTGATATTGGATCAGTCCATTTGGGTCATTAATCCATTGAGCAGGAGCCATAATATGATAGCCTAAACGATAACGATGATTGATTTTTTGTGCGGCTGATTGTTGTGCTTCCTGTGCTTGCTGTAATGTTTTCATGTCAAAGCCCTCCTAAAGTTGGTTGTGGTTCTGCTGGTTCTGATTTTTTTATAGTTGGTTTCGTATTTAATAATGTGAAAATAGAAATGACACTAAAAATCAAGACAACTACACCCATAATTAAATACGTGTTACGGAATCCAACATGATCATAAAGTGTACCTGCAATTGGTGATAGAATGGATGCACCAATTTGAGTAGCGAATTGGAACCCTACTAAATACAGGATAGATGATAAACGTGTATCGAAATTAGCCGCTAGATATTTAAAAATAGCAATTAACATAATTGGTAATTCAAAGGCATGAATTAGCTTCATACTTGAAATACCAATTGGCCCGTCCACTATACCAGAGCCGATAATACGAAATGCCATTAAAAAGCCTGCTAATAATAAGCTTTTTTTCGCACCTAATTTATTGACAATAAATGGTGCAGCAAACATCATACCAGCTTCTAAAAATACTTGGAAAGAATTTAAGTAGCCAAAGACTTGATTGCCTAATGCTTCACTAGAGAATAATGATGAGTAGTAAATCGGGAACTGTTGGTCATAGACACTATAAACACATGTAACACCGATTACATACATCATTAAGAACCAAAAATCCTTTAGTTTAAAGAGATTGCCTACATCCTTCAATGTAATGGATTCGGCTTTTTCAATTTCATCATGTGTCATTTCAATTTTGATGGAGAGAATAATGCCAACTAAAATAATCGCTGACACACTCGCAATCCAAAAGTTGATATTTGGGTTGATGTTGAATAATTGCCCTGCAAAAAATGTAGCTGCTGCCCATCCTAGCGAACCCCACATTCTTGATTTCCCATATTCAAAGCCATATTTGCGCCCAACCTTTTCAATATAAGATTCGATTGCACCAATTCCTGCTAGAAATGCCATCCCTAAATAAAGTCCACCGACAATTGCACCAAGAAAAACATTGTATTGCAGTAAAGGTCCATAAACGAAAATATAAAAAGGTCCAACGAATACAAGTAGAATGCTAATAAAGAACAAAATATTTTTCTTTAAACCAATTTTATCTGAAATATAGCCATAAAGAGGCTGCATACATAAAGCGAAAATGGCGTTTGCAGAAAAGATAATCCCTGTTGCTGAACCGCTTAAATTAATTTCTTGCCCTAACCAAATTGAAAATAATGAGTAACTAGATGACCAAGTGAAGAAGAAAAAGAAAAAATAAGCACTGAGTTTCCAGTAAAGGTTGTTAGCTGTTTGCATAGTGTACACCCTTTCAAATAATAGAGTATTATAACAATTTGTTTTTTTATAAATATTGTAATCGCTTGCAAAAAATATTTTATGTCAACCGGTTTCATATGTCGATCATATAAAGTAAAATTGCAATCAGTGAGAGATGTTAGATGAATAAAGATGCTGCTACTAACAGAAACATAAATAGGGGTTTATAGCCTGTTAATACGAGATCAATTCATCTATAATAGAAGGATATTTGTGTAAGTAAAACGGCATTGAAAGGAGAGGCTATATGAAACCGACAATTAGTGATGTGGCAAAGGTAGCAGGTGTATCACCAACAACGGTTTCTCGTGTCTTAAATAACCGTGGCTATATTAGTCAAGAAACGAGAGATAGTGTGCAACGTGCCATGGAAAAGGTGAACTATTTTCCAAATGATGTCGCTCGTTCGTTATTTAATAAACGGACCTATTTGATAGGCGTTATTGTGCCACAAACGAGCAATCCATTTTTTGGAGAGCTCATTTTTCATATTGAAAGCATCTGTGCTTCATTAAATTATAAAGTGTTGCTTTGTAATAGCTTAAATAGAGCAGATAAAGAGAAAAATTACTGGGCAATGCTGATGCGTAATCAAGTAGATGGTGTGATTGCTGTGACATATAATCGCGGCTTAGTCAATGGACATGAGCAGCATTTACCTATTGTAACAATCGACCATTATTTATCCCCAACAATACCAGTTGTTTCCTCAGATAATTACGCTGGTGGTGTACAAGCTGCAAAATTGCTACTGGCAAAAGGGTGTCAGCATATTCTCCATATTAATGGTCCTTTAAAGCTTGAAACCCCTGCCAATTTAAGGCGTAAAGGCTACGAGGCAGTGATGCAGGAGCATGGACGAACAGCCATTACATATGAAATAGCTAGTGCATTGAATCGTCATGAACAGCAAAAAGTCATTGCACAACTTTTTCAAGAGCATCCAGAAGTAGATGGTATTTTTGCGAGTGATGATTTAATTGCTGCTACTGTTATCACCGAAGCACCGAAGTATGGCAAACATATTCCAACAAATTTAAAAGTTATTGGTTATGATGGTACGGAAACGTGCCAAGCATTGTTGCCGAGTTTAACAACGATACGCCAGCCGATTGAATTAATCGCGCAAAAGGCTGTAGAGGTTTTATTGAAGGAAATTGAAGGAAATTATGAGGAAACAGCAAAAGATATTTGCTTGCCTGTGCAATTAATTGAAGGTACAACAACATAAACACGCATGTGAAAGTCATGCAATTGTAAATAACTTTATCTGATTAGTGCACATGATGCAAATACAATAGCAAGGGCTTGCAGGGAATGTATTTCCTTACAAGCCCTTTATTTTATTTTATAATAAAATAAACAAGCCGATATACGTAGTAGAGATGAGGTTATAGGATATGCAAACAATTAAAGAAATTACAGTAGCGTTAAAGGCTGCTACAACATATGAGTCATGGATGGAGGCGCTACAGCAAGATAGCCGTGCAGGTGTACAAAAAGCATGGCAGCAATTTATTAAACGCATGAATAAACAGCAGCAATTACAACAACAACATGATGCGAAAATTGCCTTTGATGCACAGTTTGGTCAGCTTGTAGCGGGGGTAGATGAGGCTGGTCGTGGTCCATTGGCAGGCCCTGTTGTGACTGCTGCTGTTATTTTACCTGAAAACTGTCAGGCATTGCTTGGCTTAAATGATTCAAAACAGTTATCAAGGGACACAAGAGAACGCATGAGTATTTTAGTGAAAGAGCATGCGCTTAGCTATAGTATTCACTTTCTAAATGCTACAAAAATTGATGAACTCAATATATATGAAGCGACAAAGCAGTCGATGGCTGCAAGTGTAGAGGGGCTACATATAAAGCCTAATTTTGTAATAGCAGATGCGATGACACTGCCTATTCCTATACCGCAGCGCTCTATTATTAAAGGGGATGCACAAAGCTTAGCCATTGCAGCTGCTTCGATTTTAGCGAAAACGGCACGTGATCATTATATGGAGGAGCTGGCACAGGAGTTTCCTCAATATGGATTTGAGCAGCATGCAGGCTATGGCACGAAGCAGCATTTAGAGGCACTTGCTAAGTATGGACCAACAATTCACCATCGAACAAGCTTTGAGCCGATAAAATCTATGTTAAAGAGGTGAGGGCATGACATCTACATCGTTTAATCCGATTCAAACACAGCAAAATGCGATAACAGCAACAAATCAGCCGCTTGCATTAAAGCAAGGACAAGTATTTCACGGTACCATTAAGCAATTATATCCAGACCAAATGGCAGAGGTACAAGTGGGCAATCAAAAATTAATAGCGAAGCTTGAGGTTCCTTTAAAGGCTGGAGATGCTCATTTCTTTCAAGTAACAGGTACAAACCCACAAACGGAATTAAAGGTTGTCACTGGTTCAATGGCACAAACTACCTCTCCAAGCCAGCAAATTAGCCAATTATTAGAATCTATGAACCTACCTAAAACAACAGAGATGCAGCAATTGCTGGGGCATTTTATGAAGGCACAGCTACCCATTTCTAAAGATCAGCTAGTACAGGCTGAAACGTGGCTAAAGGCATTGCCAGAAGGGGTTTCGAAAGCGGATGCATTGCAGGTGATTCAAAAAATGGTGGAGTTGAAAATGCCAATGACCAATGCTATTTTTCAAGCGCTGATGAGCGGTCAAAAAACTTCTGGTATGACGACAACGATGGATAATTTTGCACAGCTTTTAGCAAAGGACACGGCTTTACCTGAGGCACTTAGGCAAAATTTAATGCAGCAGGTGCAAGCGATTGCCAAGCCCTTTGAGGTTGAAACGGGCAGTGTTATTTTAGCTAGAGCTATCCAGAGCTTAACAAATAATGCCGCCACTACCAGCGACAAGATGCAAGCCTTAATGATATTAAAGGAAGCAGGCATTGTTCCGCAGCAGGCTACATTGCAAAATTGGGCGGCAATCAATGACCCAAAAGCAACACAGCCAATGCAGCAGGCTGGTCATGTTATTCAAACGATACTTGCAACAAAGCCTGAAAATGCTAGTCAGCTTATTGACCAGCTTAAAGCATGGACAGCAAATCAAAGCTTTTTAACAACTAAGCAAAAGGAGCAGGTCCATCAATTAATCGATCGTTTTAGTCAGTTACCTGCAACAAAGCAAACAGTAGAGGTTTTTGCAAAACAGATGCAGGAGCAATTATTAAAAGCATTTGCTCAAAATACGGCTGATCGGTTATTTACGCAAGATGCAAGTGCACTTTCAAGTAAAGATCATTTATTATCGCTTATCAGACAAGAGGCAGCCTCCCCATTGCAAAATGAGGCACTAATGCGCAATCTTGTTAAAAGTAGTATGGAATCCCCACAGCCAATGGTTCAACAACTGATGACACAAGCGGATGCACTTGTCCAAAGTTCGATGGATAGTAAGGCAATGGAACATGCGCTAAAAACTGTTTTAAAAAATTTAGGTATTAGCTATGAGGCAACACTTAATAACAAGTCAGCAGATTTACAAATGGTTGCCCATCAGCTAAAGCCACAGCTCCATACATTATTACAGGAAGCAACGCTTACACCGTCATTAAAGGAAGCAGCAGAAATGCTGATGACACGAATGAACGGCATGCAGCTATCCTCGGGTGAAAATGGACATCAACATCAGCTAATTATGCAAGTACCACTTGAATTCTTTGGGAAGAAAATGGATGCCACATTACAGTGGAATGGACGGATGAAGGATGATGGTAAAATTGATGCC is part of the Lysinibacillus sp. FSL K6-0232 genome and harbors:
- the trmD gene encoding tRNA (guanosine(37)-N1)-methyltransferase TrmD, giving the protein MNIHVLSLFPEMFSGVFGASILKKAQEKGAVKLEVTDIRAFSGNKHHQVDDYPYGGGAGMVLKPEPMFQAVEAITAGKQPRIILMCPQGERFTQKKAEELAQEKELVFLCGHYEGYDERIRQHLVTDEISIGDFVLTGGELGAMTVIDSVVRLLPGVLGQEDSHIQDSFSTGLLEHPHYTRPAEFRGMKVPDVLLSGNHAKIAQWREEQSLQRTFERRPDLLEHYPLTDKQNLYLEKLKNNNKDA
- the rplS gene encoding 50S ribosomal protein L19; protein product: MSNIIAEITKSQLRTDLPTFRPGDTVKVHVKVVEGTRERIQVFEGVVIKRRGGGISETFTVRKISYGVGVERTFPVHTPKIANLEVVRRGKVRRAKLYYLRNLRGKAARIKEIR
- the lepB gene encoding signal peptidase I — encoded protein: MEKQVKEKNELWEWTKALLIAFAIAAIIRYFLFTPIAVDGESMMPTLEDGDRMIVNKIGYKIGEPKRFDIVVFHAPEQKNYIKRVIGLPGDTLEYRDDQLYINGEPIDEPYLDAYKAQVTGGTLTEDFTLKDIDVSLDTIPEGYVFVMGDNRRNSKDSRHIGLVEQKEIIGNTSLIFWPFSDIKIVK
- the ylqF gene encoding ribosome biogenesis GTPase YlqF, with amino-acid sequence MTIQWFPGHMAKARREVTEKLKLVDIIFELIDARLPLSSRNPMIDEVIHQKPRLLILNKADMADEHETRKWVEYFAQHGHKAVAINSLEGKGLQQVTKAAQEVLKEKFDRMKAKGMKPRAIRAMIVGIPNVGKSTLINRLAKKNIAKTGNTPGVTKAQQWIKVGKELELLDTPGILWPKFEDQEVGYKLALTGAIKDTITNMEDLAVYGLRFLSIHYPKRMEERYGFEFLQEDLVETFDHIGKLRRVFGAGGEIDYDQVAQLIVRDIRGLQLGKLTFDFVNEQLEKEALSEQ
- a CDS encoding carbohydrate kinase family protein, which translates into the protein MKKIFCIGEALIDFIPLEKAQPLKDVTSFERVAGGAPMNVAIAVAKYDGHAVMLTKLANDSFGDYLFNILQTNGVDTSRIIRCEEGETGLAFVSVTASGERDFSFYRKNAADLLLAPEDVQPTWFEQGDLLHFCSVDLVESPMKQTHKKVIEDIRAVGGIISFDPNVRLPLWPNKELCRQTILDFLPTADIVKISDEELYFITNIEDEAEAIRSLFVGHVQVVIYTKGANGAAIYLKTGEVFEGAGFQVIVADTTGAGDAFIGGFLAELLSLDVSQELLCTIIRNHQQQLLTFANASGALTASVKGAIHAAPGRKHVLSFIDAQQS
- a CDS encoding glycoside hydrolase family 32 protein produces the protein MKTLQQAQEAQQSAAQKINHRYRLGYHIMAPAQWINDPNGLIQYQGEYHAFYQHHPYDENWGPMHWGHVKSKDLVYWEHLPIALTPGNDYDKDGCFSGSAVDDNGQLTLIYTGHIYIDKEQDTFYQTQNIAVSQDGVTFTKVTENAVIPEPPADSAHHFRDPKVWKHEDTWYMILGNATKDMVGRVILYRSADLRQWEYVGVLAQSDGSLGFMWECPDFFELDGKHILLISPQGIEKQGDLYNNLFQTGYLIGDYQYDTNSFTETSPFTELDNGHDFYAAQTFLDDQGRRIVIGWMDMWESDMPTKADGWCGALTLPRVLTLSDDHKLRMHPVEELKALRNAEYQVLQNQTLATNYLVSTNQELLEIKAVFDIRHEQPVSLKLRGIHAEETLLTYDYKTQKLLLDCSKSGKAEDGIRTAMLHADNELILHLFVDRSSIEVFAGNGEATMTSRIYPTEERLGIEVAAGANVKELTYWTLNDIWK
- a CDS encoding MFS transporter — protein: MQTANNLYWKLSAYFFFFFFTWSSSYSLFSIWLGQEINLSGSATGIIFSANAIFALCMQPLYGYISDKIGLKKNILFFISILLVFVGPFYIFVYGPLLQYNVFLGAIVGGLYLGMAFLAGIGAIESYIEKVGRKYGFEYGKSRMWGSLGWAAATFFAGQLFNINPNINFWIASVSAIILVGIILSIKIEMTHDEIEKAESITLKDVGNLFKLKDFWFLMMYVIGVTCVYSVYDQQFPIYYSSLFSSEALGNQVFGYLNSFQVFLEAGMMFAAPFIVNKLGAKKSLLLAGFLMAFRIIGSGIVDGPIGISSMKLIHAFELPIMLIAIFKYLAANFDTRLSSILYLVGFQFATQIGASILSPIAGTLYDHVGFRNTYLIMGVVVLIFSVISIFTLLNTKPTIKKSEPAEPQPTLGGL
- a CDS encoding LacI family DNA-binding transcriptional regulator; protein product: MKPTISDVAKVAGVSPTTVSRVLNNRGYISQETRDSVQRAMEKVNYFPNDVARSLFNKRTYLIGVIVPQTSNPFFGELIFHIESICASLNYKVLLCNSLNRADKEKNYWAMLMRNQVDGVIAVTYNRGLVNGHEQHLPIVTIDHYLSPTIPVVSSDNYAGGVQAAKLLLAKGCQHILHINGPLKLETPANLRRKGYEAVMQEHGRTAITYEIASALNRHEQQKVIAQLFQEHPEVDGIFASDDLIAATVITEAPKYGKHIPTNLKVIGYDGTETCQALLPSLTTIRQPIELIAQKAVEVLLKEIEGNYEETAKDICLPVQLIEGTTT
- a CDS encoding ribonuclease HII, yielding MQTIKEITVALKAATTYESWMEALQQDSRAGVQKAWQQFIKRMNKQQQLQQQHDAKIAFDAQFGQLVAGVDEAGRGPLAGPVVTAAVILPENCQALLGLNDSKQLSRDTRERMSILVKEHALSYSIHFLNATKIDELNIYEATKQSMAASVEGLHIKPNFVIADAMTLPIPIPQRSIIKGDAQSLAIAAASILAKTARDHYMEELAQEFPQYGFEQHAGYGTKQHLEALAKYGPTIHHRTSFEPIKSMLKR